In Pirellulaceae bacterium, the sequence TGTTTGAGGATATCGTCGACCAAGCCATATTCCTTCGACTCCGCAGCGTTCATGTAATAGTCGCGATCGGTATCCTTCGCAACTTGCTCAACGGTTTGACCCGTGTGCTCTGCGAGGATGGTGTTCAGCATGTCGCGGGTTTTTAGAATTTCGTTGGCTTGGATTTCAATATCACTCACCTGTCCTCCCACACCCCCGTAGGGTTGGTGGATCATCACCTTTGAGTGGGGCAGGGCAAATCGCTTTCCTTGTGTGCCGCCGGCAAGTAGCACCGCACCGCCACTGGCGGCCAATCCGACGCAATAGGTCGAGACAGGGCAGGTAAGGATTTGCATGGTGTCGTAGACCGCCAAGGTGGCCGAAACACTGCCGCCGGGTGAGTTAATGTAAAAATGGATGTCTTTACGTCGGTTTTCGCTTTGTAGATAAAGCAGCTTCATCACTAATTCGTTCGCGTTACCGTCGTAAATTTCACCCTGCAAGAAGACGATACGGTTTTCGAGCAGGAGATCACCCAGCGTCAGCTGGCGTTGACGTTGGTAGTCGCGATACGAATTGGCCTGAAGTGGCGAGACTTGAGTCATCATCTTCGCTTTCACCTAAGGGGTTGGCGCATTACAACAAAGGTTCGTCGCACGCCGCGTCAAGAGTCCCATATCCGTTGGTCTAGCTAATCGAACTGTGGAAGGGTGACTTTCACCCATTTCGATTCCGCAATTCGAGGCTTGCTTCTGTCGCACTCTCAATCACACACTGCCACCAATCAATCTCGATCGACAGGCTGTTGCAGCGATTGAGCATCCCCTCCGTGTTTTGCTTCAGGGATTTCTGAGTCGGCCTGACCACACAGGGCCAAGTCGACTGCTTCGGTTTCGTTGACTTCAGGATTGTAATCTACATCCTGGAAGTCAGCATGTTCTGTGATCAGTTCGATGACCTTACGCTCGATGATTTGATTGCGCAAGGCATCCATCAAGCCTTTCTTCTCGATTCGAGCACGAACTCGTCGTATGGGTTCGTTGCTTTGATTCGCGATCATCTTGATCTCTGTTTCAAAGTCATCGGGTTCTGCGTCAAACTCTTCGTCTTCGGCAATTCGTTCCAAGATGAAGTGTTCGTGCAGGGCCGTTTTGGTGGATTCGAGGCTGTTTTGTCGCAGTTCATTCTCGTAGGCTTTGATCTCTTCTTCACCAAAACCATTCGATCGAAGCTCGAGTACCGCTCGTTCCAATTCGCGTTTGCTCTGTCGTTGGAGCAGTTCGGGAGGTAAATCCCAATCGGCTGTTTCCGTCAATAACGATGTGATCTGTTGGCGGGTGCGACGCTGTTGTTGATAAGTTGCTCGCCGTTCGAGCACCTCTTTGATGCTGTCCCGCAAGTCACCTTCTGTCGCGACTCCCAAGTTGCTCAGCAGCTCCTCGTCCAATTCAGGTAACTCGAGCTTCTTGACCTCCAAGACTTCGAACTCGACGTCTACGGTCTTGCCCTGTAATTCTTCTGATTCGGAATTGTGGCTGATGACGGCCTGTGTGGTTTTTTTCTCACCCGCTTTGGCTCCTTTCATCAGTTTGCCGAAGCCTTCGATGCGAGCGTCGTGGAAGCTCAGGGTTGGACGAATGCGAACCGTTTGCTCCTCCGTCACCGAAACTTCCTTGCCCTCGTCGGCACAGTGGATGTTGACGACCACGAAATCATTTTCGGCCGCTGCACCATCAAATGGCACAATTTGGCCCTGCCGACCAAGCATGGTCTCGATTTCGCGGTTCGTATCGGTCTTCGAAATCTCGTGTTTCAGCCGCTCAAGCTTCAGCCCTTTCCACTTGGGCATCTCAAACTCGGGCCGAACTTCCAAGTCAAATTCGAAGGTTAACGGGCCTTCCTCCGGTATTTCGATCGCGTCAAAATTGAAATCCGGCTCGCTAATTGCCGAGAAATCTTGCTGTTCGGTGACCTGGGTCATGCTGTCCATCAACAGCGAACCCTTCACTTGATCCCCAATTTGTTCCTGGAAACGCTGTTCGACCAGCTTCCGCGGGGCGCGGCCTGAACGGAAACCAGGCACACTGGCGCTCGGCATAAGCTCCGAATAGGCCTCGTTCAGATAACGATCAACGTCCTCACGCGAAATGGTAACCGTCACGTGACGCTGACATGCGTTCGGCTCGCCAACTTTGATTTCAAGTGAAAGTTTGGCTTTTTCTTCGGACGCTTCATTTACTGCGTCATTTTCCAGCTCAGGCGAACTCATACGGGGACCCGCGTGTCAACTAAGGTTTTTTGAAAGAACGAACCAAAAAGAAGAGCGATCCTGACCGCCCACGACGGACTCAACCGTCTTTCTCATCGTGTGGAAGAGCGGGTGATGGGATTCGAACCCACGACAACAACGTTGGCAACGTTGTGCTCTGCCAGCTGAGCTACACCCGCAACAAAACTACTTTCCTCTCAATCTCGAGTCCCACGACCCGAAATCCGGAATAGGGATTATATTTTGGACGATGATAGGTTCAAGGGCAATTACCACCCCTGAAAAAAGTTGCTTGCGACGGGTTCGCCGTTCATGAGTTTGCCAAACAGTCCGGCTCGCGTCCGATTCCCAATTACCGTACCTAGCAGCTTAGGTCATTCTCAGCTCTGTCGCCAGCCCGGTGCCTGATGATTTGCAGGGGGCGGGGAGGGCACGATAAAAGGGTTGTTTGGGATGATGGGGCGGAAGGGGGGTTTGACCGCTTTTTCCCCGGGAAAATGCCAATCTTGTCCTGAGACGCTGCGTCCCTTGCATGTTTCAATCAGTCTGATGTGAGACGTTGCGAATCATCCAGTTAGCGGATAAAGTTGGGGCTCGCGAGCCACGGTTGGCCGGGCAAATTGTTAAGAAA encodes:
- a CDS encoding ATP-dependent Clp protease proteolytic subunit encodes the protein MMTQVSPLQANSYRDYQRQRQLTLGDLLLENRIVFLQGEIYDGNANELVMKLLYLQSENRRKDIHFYINSPGGSVSATLAVYDTMQILTCPVSTYCVGLAASGGAVLLAGGTQGKRFALPHSKVMIHQPYGGVGGQVSDIEIQANEILKTRDMLNTILAEHTGQTVEQVAKDTDRDYYMNAAESKEYGLVDDILKQPENDNDDDDD
- the tig gene encoding trigger factor; the encoded protein is MSSPELENDAVNEASEEKAKLSLEIKVGEPNACQRHVTVTISREDVDRYLNEAYSELMPSASVPGFRSGRAPRKLVEQRFQEQIGDQVKGSLLMDSMTQVTEQQDFSAISEPDFNFDAIEIPEEGPLTFEFDLEVRPEFEMPKWKGLKLERLKHEISKTDTNREIETMLGRQGQIVPFDGAAAENDFVVVNIHCADEGKEVSVTEEQTVRIRPTLSFHDARIEGFGKLMKGAKAGEKKTTQAVISHNSESEELQGKTVDVEFEVLEVKKLELPELDEELLSNLGVATEGDLRDSIKEVLERRATYQQQRRTRQQITSLLTETADWDLPPELLQRQSKRELERAVLELRSNGFGEEEIKAYENELRQNSLESTKTALHEHFILERIAEDEEFDAEPDDFETEIKMIANQSNEPIRRVRARIEKKGLMDALRNQIIERKVIELITEHADFQDVDYNPEVNETEAVDLALCGQADSEIPEAKHGGDAQSLQQPVDRD